A genome region from Natronosalvus rutilus includes the following:
- a CDS encoding PAS domain-containing protein, which translates to MTLRTVPMIDRVRDAFFALDTDFRFTYLNERAEALLERSREDLLGQVMWDEFPETVETQFPDGFYQAMDEQVPVSFEVYHTPLETWFEARAWPAENGLSVSMRDITKRKEQETKLARNTAVVEAIQDGVVTLDDNNRILSVNATVERAFDTDARELRGEHVETLLDLAAVDADDAVRVGRALSDVDVGSTAQRTIELAYTDATGADRIVEVSVVSVDHGSANLACIARDVTDQREYERVVTSLHEVTRWLLQSSDPEEICAIAVHAGSDLLDLPISGVWLLDDEYGYLDPVAGTAGAHDEFGGLPRFHPGEGLVWDVFEAGETRHIEDLQEVEGLYNPDTPIRSEIIAPIGTHGILMTGSKRVANFESTDVELLSTLAENTRAALDRAIREQVLEDRTTQLEHQTERLESVANVLSSDLNRHLEAVATALEEEPDRPGEWEFPLAEDAVSTTLDRTERLVDDIREFARNATAVGPRTRIDLASAIEHAVEDSRLERPAVVVDADATLRADRERFDHFLQTIFDDAAARADGSVTIQVGLLGFDDHRSSERGFFLMDDAAEIPPTDHDRVIDLESRGEDTDEERGLGLALARAIADAHGWSLTVTNGQHGGTRIEVSDVTTLERHP; encoded by the coding sequence GTGACCCTCCGCACCGTTCCCATGATCGACCGCGTCCGCGACGCCTTCTTCGCCCTCGACACGGACTTTCGATTCACGTACCTCAACGAGCGCGCCGAGGCGCTCCTCGAGCGCTCCCGGGAGGACCTCCTCGGGCAGGTCATGTGGGACGAGTTCCCCGAAACAGTCGAGACCCAGTTCCCAGACGGCTTCTACCAGGCGATGGACGAACAGGTGCCAGTCTCATTCGAGGTGTACCACACCCCGCTCGAGACCTGGTTCGAGGCCCGGGCTTGGCCCGCCGAGAACGGCCTCTCGGTGTCCATGCGCGATATCACCAAGCGAAAGGAACAGGAGACGAAACTCGCTCGGAACACGGCCGTGGTCGAGGCGATCCAGGACGGCGTGGTCACCCTCGACGACAACAACCGAATCCTCTCGGTCAACGCCACGGTCGAACGCGCCTTCGACACCGACGCGCGGGAGCTGCGTGGCGAACACGTCGAGACCCTCCTGGACCTCGCCGCCGTCGACGCCGACGACGCCGTCCGCGTCGGCCGCGCGCTCAGCGACGTCGACGTCGGCAGCACGGCTCAGCGGACGATCGAGCTGGCCTACACCGACGCGACGGGCGCCGATCGGATCGTCGAGGTCAGCGTGGTGTCCGTCGACCACGGCTCTGCCAACCTCGCGTGCATCGCCCGCGACGTCACCGACCAGCGCGAGTACGAACGGGTCGTGACCTCGCTGCACGAGGTCACGCGCTGGCTCCTGCAGTCGAGCGACCCCGAGGAGATCTGTGCGATCGCCGTCCACGCCGGGAGCGACCTCCTGGACCTCCCGATCAGCGGCGTCTGGTTGCTCGACGACGAGTACGGCTACCTCGATCCCGTCGCCGGCACCGCGGGCGCGCACGACGAATTCGGGGGGCTCCCCCGATTTCACCCCGGCGAGGGCCTCGTCTGGGACGTCTTCGAAGCCGGCGAGACCAGACACATCGAGGACCTACAGGAGGTCGAGGGCCTCTACAATCCCGACACGCCGATCCGCTCCGAAATCATCGCCCCGATCGGTACTCACGGCATCCTGATGACGGGCTCGAAGCGGGTCGCGAACTTCGAGAGCACCGACGTCGAGTTGCTCTCGACGCTCGCCGAGAACACTCGTGCGGCGCTCGACCGGGCGATCCGCGAGCAGGTACTCGAGGATCGAACGACTCAACTCGAACACCAGACCGAACGCCTCGAGAGCGTGGCGAACGTGCTCTCGAGCGACCTCAATCGCCACCTCGAGGCCGTCGCGACGGCGCTCGAGGAGGAGCCCGACCGGCCCGGCGAGTGGGAGTTTCCGCTCGCCGAAGACGCCGTCTCGACGACGCTCGACCGCACGGAACGACTCGTCGACGACATCCGTGAGTTCGCCCGAAACGCGACGGCGGTCGGCCCCCGGACGCGGATCGACCTCGCGTCGGCGATCGAGCACGCGGTCGAGGACTCCCGCCTCGAGCGCCCCGCCGTGGTCGTCGACGCCGACGCGACCCTTCGGGCCGACCGGGAGCGATTCGATCACTTCCTCCAGACGATCTTCGACGACGCGGCCGCCCGTGCCGACGGATCGGTCACGATCCAGGTTGGGCTGCTCGGCTTCGACGATCATCGCTCGAGCGAACGCGGCTTCTTCCTCATGGACGACGCCGCCGAAATCCCGCCAACCGATCACGACCGGGTGATCGACCTCGAGTCGCGCGGCGAGGACACTGACGAGGAGCGCGGCCTCGGTCTCGCTCTCGCCCGGGCGATCGCCGACGCCCACGGCTGGTCGCTGACGGTGACCAACGGCCAGCACGGCGGGACGCGAATCGAGGTGTCCGACGTGACGACGCTCGAGCGTCACCCCTAG
- a CDS encoding Lrp/AsnC family transcriptional regulator, translating into MTEYELDDVDRRLLNLLQENARSNAIGLAEELEVSDNTVHNRMERLEEAGVITGYTTSVDHDRTGLRLYFHFSCTARISERSDVAEKALALPQVTEVTELMTGQENLHIKAVGAENEDITHVAEQLDDLDLEINDENLIRTEHATPLDYVTVKELLPIER; encoded by the coding sequence GTGACCGAGTACGAACTCGACGACGTAGACAGGCGTTTGCTCAATCTGCTTCAGGAGAACGCTCGGTCCAATGCGATCGGACTGGCCGAGGAACTAGAGGTCTCCGACAACACCGTTCACAATCGGATGGAACGGCTGGAAGAAGCCGGCGTCATTACCGGATACACGACGAGCGTCGACCACGACCGGACAGGCCTCCGCCTCTACTTTCACTTCAGTTGTACGGCCCGCATCAGCGAACGCTCCGACGTGGCCGAGAAGGCGCTGGCGCTCCCCCAGGTCACAGAAGTGACCGAACTGATGACCGGCCAGGAGAACCTCCACATCAAGGCGGTCGGGGCCGAAAACGAGGACATCACTCACGTTGCCGAACAACTCGACGACCTCGACCTCGAGATCAACGACGAGAATCTCATCCGGACCGAACACGCTACACCCCTCGACTACGTGACGGTGAAGGAACTGCTCCCGATCGAACGGTGA
- a CDS encoding DUF7576 family protein: MSDDRPDFWNYCAQCGIEYSTAASPPIVGVVTDDDTTSPISFCSDECRGSWASD, translated from the coding sequence ATGAGTGACGACAGACCGGATTTCTGGAATTATTGCGCTCAGTGCGGAATCGAATACAGCACCGCTGCCTCTCCACCAATCGTCGGCGTGGTCACGGACGACGACACCACCTCTCCGATCTCGTTCTGTAGCGACGAGTGCAGAGGGTCGTGGGCCAGCGACTAG
- a CDS encoding nucleoside hydrolase has translation MSDSDPTRLIVDTDTAGDDTQALVLAACSDRVALEGVTICAGNVPFEYQIENAKYTLDLAGADEVPVYEGAREPLEKDHEFAEYIHGEGGLGGDLFPETGIPSAEAHAVDFIVETARENPGEITLACIAPLTNVALAFEREPDLPELLNEVVIMGGAVNTLGNITPAAEYNFWVDPDAAAVVMDAFETTLIDWGLTLRDSTFDTDVFEAVEVMDTPLADFYLTVTEAVRAFNRQSDHDALGADVTTQPDSLAIATVLEPDIVEAASTYYVAVDDREGMTRGYSLVDELSVTDREAKTRVIESVDGDRFERLLLDAFRHGDPHRAE, from the coding sequence ATGAGTGATTCGGACCCGACACGGCTGATCGTCGACACGGACACCGCGGGAGACGACACGCAGGCGCTCGTGCTCGCGGCCTGCTCGGATCGCGTCGCCCTCGAGGGCGTGACGATCTGTGCGGGGAACGTTCCGTTCGAGTACCAGATCGAGAACGCGAAGTACACCCTCGACCTCGCTGGAGCCGACGAGGTACCGGTCTACGAGGGCGCTCGCGAACCCCTCGAGAAGGACCACGAATTCGCGGAGTACATCCACGGCGAGGGCGGCCTGGGTGGCGACCTCTTCCCCGAGACGGGAATCCCCTCGGCCGAGGCACACGCCGTCGACTTCATCGTCGAGACCGCCCGCGAGAACCCCGGCGAGATCACCCTGGCCTGCATCGCCCCGCTGACGAACGTCGCCCTGGCGTTCGAGCGCGAACCCGACCTGCCGGAGCTGCTCAACGAAGTGGTGATCATGGGCGGGGCGGTCAATACGCTCGGGAACATCACACCCGCGGCGGAGTACAACTTCTGGGTCGACCCCGACGCCGCGGCGGTCGTGATGGACGCCTTCGAGACGACGCTGATCGACTGGGGGCTGACGCTCCGGGATTCGACGTTCGACACCGACGTGTTCGAGGCAGTCGAGGTGATGGACACGCCGCTCGCGGACTTCTACCTGACCGTCACCGAGGCCGTCCGCGCGTTCAACCGCCAGTCCGACCACGACGCCCTCGGCGCGGACGTGACGACCCAGCCAGATTCGCTGGCGATTGCGACGGTGCTCGAGCCCGACATCGTCGAGGCGGCGAGCACGTACTACGTGGCCGTCGACGACCGGGAGGGGATGACCCGCGGGTACAGCCTGGTCGACGAACTCAGTGTGACCGACCGCGAGGCGAAGACGCGGGTAATCGAGTCAGTCGACGGCGACCGGTTCGAGCGGCTGCTGCTCGACGCGTTCCGGCACGGTGATCCCCATCGAGCGGAGTGA
- a CDS encoding BMP family lipoprotein: MQRRRFLTTAGAGVTAGLAGCLVGDGGGSDESDVTVGIIYSTGGLNDDSFNDMAYNGIERAEEELGISYQDAEPGSPADMNQMQQEFAGDEEIDLVCCIGFDHAEDLGENAEEYSDQRFVLVDAVVEADNVANYTFREHEGSFQVGHLAGLLTTREYAHGAGETNTEDTVVGFVGGEETALIDRFEAGYKAGVRHVDENIETPAAYAGSWTDPSTGQEIAGGMYDGGADVVYHAAGGTGGGVFQAAQSAGRFAIGVDDDQSVSAEEFSDVIVASMVKRVDNAVFDSVEAVVNDEFESGMNDLGLDDDGSVSATIGQDFEGELPEDIVDALEESRQGIIDGDIEVPDNTDDL, translated from the coding sequence ATGCAACGACGGAGGTTTCTCACGACCGCAGGTGCAGGGGTAACGGCGGGACTGGCCGGGTGTCTGGTCGGGGACGGTGGAGGCAGCGACGAGTCCGACGTCACCGTCGGCATCATCTACTCGACGGGTGGCCTGAACGACGATTCGTTCAACGACATGGCCTACAACGGCATCGAGCGGGCCGAGGAGGAACTCGGGATCTCCTATCAGGACGCCGAACCGGGCTCGCCTGCCGACATGAACCAGATGCAACAGGAGTTTGCGGGTGACGAGGAGATCGACCTCGTCTGCTGTATCGGCTTCGATCACGCGGAGGACCTCGGGGAGAACGCCGAGGAGTACAGCGATCAGCGCTTCGTGCTCGTCGACGCCGTCGTCGAGGCGGACAACGTCGCCAACTACACGTTCCGGGAACACGAGGGCTCGTTCCAGGTCGGCCACCTCGCGGGCCTGCTGACGACGCGGGAGTACGCCCACGGCGCCGGCGAGACGAACACCGAAGATACGGTCGTCGGCTTCGTCGGCGGCGAAGAGACCGCCCTCATCGACCGGTTCGAGGCGGGCTACAAAGCCGGCGTCCGTCACGTCGACGAGAATATCGAGACGCCGGCAGCCTACGCCGGGAGCTGGACCGACCCCTCGACCGGTCAGGAGATTGCCGGCGGCATGTACGACGGCGGCGCCGACGTCGTCTACCACGCCGCAGGCGGCACCGGCGGCGGGGTCTTCCAGGCCGCCCAGTCGGCCGGTCGGTTCGCCATCGGTGTCGACGACGACCAGTCGGTCAGCGCCGAGGAATTCAGTGACGTTATCGTCGCTAGCATGGTCAAACGCGTCGACAACGCCGTCTTCGACTCCGTCGAGGCCGTCGTCAACGACGAGTTCGAGTCCGGCATGAACGACCTCGGGCTTGACGACGACGGCAGCGTGAGCGCAACCATTGGCCAGGACTTCGAGGGCGAACTTCCCGAGGACATCGTCGACGCGCTCGAGGAGTCCCGCCAGGGGATCATCGACGGCGACATCGAGGTTCCCGACAATACCGACGACCTCTAA